In Paraflavitalea devenefica, the following are encoded in one genomic region:
- a CDS encoding DUF3185 family protein has product MRSILGIVLLVGGILLGYFGYQKLDNNKADIKIGDLEITAKDKENTTGAYIMMGAGVVAIIAGAVTLARKG; this is encoded by the coding sequence ATGCGTAGCATATTAGGTATCGTATTGCTGGTAGGAGGGATCCTGCTTGGCTACTTCGGTTACCAGAAATTAGACAACAACAAAGCCGATATAAAGATCGGTGACCTTGAGATCACAGCTAAAGACAAAGAAAACACTACCGGCGCCTACATCATGATGGGAGCAGGCGTTGTTGCCATCATTGCCGGTGCTGTAACCCTTGCCCGGAAAGGTTAA
- a CDS encoding FecR family protein, which yields MPHQRIYELIARKLSGEATAAELEELHTWLQEHGGDQYVYDVLSSYWQQHPNLFSEEANDEEERFQRILQASPPPAITTLPDSSTIPARIFPLRRWLSYAAVVTALAGSAFAVYWFSKSRPDTPADALVRNQPMSEVVARPGSRSKLVLPDGTQVWLNAESRITYQHNFNTDQREVNLEGEAFFDVTHDASRPFVVHTSGIDVKVLGTAFNVKSYAADATIETTLLRGSIEVVKKNDPAAPKVILRPHEKLVFNKEELGADKDMMSSKPASADVLPQRPAISVTMLPQHKPDSIIKETSWMYNKLNFDGDSFEELAAKMERWYDVKITIHNEKLKRSRLKGSFETETIRQALEALKLTVLFEYEMKGREIEIR from the coding sequence ATGCCGCACCAGCGTATTTATGAATTGATTGCCCGTAAGTTGTCAGGCGAGGCTACAGCCGCCGAACTGGAAGAGTTGCATACCTGGCTACAGGAGCATGGCGGCGATCAATATGTTTACGATGTTCTTTCTTCCTACTGGCAACAGCATCCCAACCTGTTTTCCGAAGAAGCGAATGATGAGGAAGAAAGGTTCCAGCGCATCCTGCAGGCAAGCCCTCCCCCAGCAATAACCACTTTACCAGACAGCTCAACTATTCCGGCCAGGATTTTCCCTTTACGCCGCTGGCTTTCTTATGCAGCCGTGGTAACAGCCCTGGCAGGCAGTGCTTTTGCTGTTTACTGGTTCAGTAAAAGCAGGCCGGATACGCCTGCCGATGCACTGGTCCGCAACCAGCCGATGAGTGAGGTGGTGGCAAGGCCCGGCAGCCGTTCGAAGCTGGTATTGCCGGATGGCACACAGGTGTGGCTGAATGCGGAGAGCCGCATCACATACCAGCACAATTTCAATACAGATCAGCGTGAGGTGAACCTGGAAGGGGAAGCTTTTTTTGATGTAACCCATGATGCCAGCCGGCCCTTTGTTGTACATACTTCCGGCATTGATGTGAAGGTGCTGGGTACGGCTTTTAATGTGAAGTCATACGCCGCTGATGCCACGATAGAAACCACTTTGTTGAGGGGCTCCATTGAAGTAGTGAAGAAGAATGACCCCGCGGCGCCGAAGGTGATCCTTCGCCCACATGAGAAGCTGGTATTTAATAAAGAAGAACTGGGCGCCGATAAGGATATGATGAGCAGTAAGCCTGCTTCGGCTGACGTCCTGCCCCAACGGCCGGCTATTTCGGTTACGATGCTTCCTCAGCATAAGCCCGACAGTATTATTAAAGAGACTTCCTGGATGTATAATAAACTGAATTTCGACGGGGATAGTTTTGAAGAACTGGCAGCCAAGATGGAGCGCTGGTATGATGTAAAGATCACGATCCATAATGAGAAGCTGAAACGCTCGCGCCTGAAGGGAAGTTTTGAGACGGAAACGATCAGGCAGGCGCTGGAAGCGTTGAAGCTGACTGTACTGTTTGAGTATGAGATGAAGGGAAGGGAGATTGAGATAAGGTGA
- a CDS encoding TonB-dependent receptor → MKKSTPPRRRYALAPSLFKLLLIMKMTFFLIVLSVCQVHAHVYGQGNITLNLQQTSIDKVLNKIEKTGGFRFLYNYDLKALKKKVNVDVKNSSIKETLDKVLSNTDLTYKLLENNLVVIISQTQEKQAIRITGKVTGPNNEPLFGVSVQVKGTTTGTSTDNAGTYSITAEENATLRFSYIGYLDKEVPVNGQNVVNVELAPSDKPLDQVVVVGYGSQRKKDITGAVSVIKSSDFENRPIVSAAAGLQGQAAGVNVFASSGKPGWGLTVSVRGNTSLTAKNDPLYVVDGVIVNSIDFINPQDIESFSVLKDASSAAIYGASGANGVVLITTKKGTSGKAKISVNAYTGFSNFAKKIDVLDRDQYLALVQSMGYTDPNNNNTDWQDVAFGTGKEHNVQVAVSGGNAGNRYYVSGGYQKQQGVVAPADYDRYSVRANLENKVKDWLNVTTNLTYLRSEFVDITDNAGGARGGTILSTLSSPPTLGIYKPDGTYTSNVNQGSWENPVAMAFGADQKSIDNRVLGNIAADFRIIPGLNFRSNFGIESQSNRWDKFQDPYMTDYGRSVKGVAYSSSTQRFVWLFENTLNYTKQFGDHSLTALVGHTMQESDYKYSYAEGRDFPNASVRTLNAARLRISLPTTESQWSKRSYLARVNYSYGDRYLLTTNLRYDGSSRFPSDERWGLFPSVAVAWRISNEDFMANNTFFSDLKLRLGWGKTGNDAIGDYDYYGLFTPNGAGGFTFDNLPKDELTWEKTTQTNVGIDASFLNNRLNVTIDGYIKKTNDLLVAVQPPPSSGFGSQTYNVGSIENKGVELAVNAVAVNGKSVKWNVNGNISFNRNKVTSLGEFTTSIPYGSVYERGNAIRAEAGKPLGSFYGYVSEGVDPTNGMMKYADLDKSGGLSDGDRTYIGYAQPDFIYGLTNTVSYKNFELNVFFQGIQGNDIFNASRIETEGMYDSKNQSTKVLRRWTASGQITDIPRATGGSAGAPPDYSNDYNTFVSSRFVEDGSYLRLKALTLSYKFGNNLLQKVGMSRMSVYITAQNLFTITNYSGFDPEVSQNSPNGPAMGIDYGTYPQSRSFIFGVTADF, encoded by the coding sequence ATGAAAAAAAGTACGCCTCCCCGGAGGAGGTATGCACTCGCCCCATCGCTCTTTAAACTGTTACTGATTATGAAGATGACCTTCTTCCTCATCGTGTTAAGCGTTTGCCAGGTACACGCTCATGTGTATGGTCAGGGCAACATTACACTGAATCTGCAACAGACTTCAATTGACAAGGTTTTAAACAAGATTGAAAAGACAGGCGGATTCAGGTTCCTGTATAATTATGACCTGAAGGCACTGAAGAAGAAGGTAAATGTGGATGTGAAGAATTCCAGCATTAAGGAAACATTGGATAAGGTGCTTTCCAATACAGATCTCACTTACAAACTACTGGAGAATAACCTGGTAGTGATTATTTCGCAAACGCAGGAAAAGCAGGCGATCCGCATTACCGGTAAGGTAACAGGCCCCAATAACGAACCGCTTTTTGGTGTGTCGGTACAGGTAAAAGGTACCACGACCGGAACTTCTACAGACAATGCAGGAACGTATAGTATTACGGCTGAAGAGAATGCTACCCTGAGGTTTTCTTATATCGGCTACCTGGATAAGGAAGTGCCTGTGAACGGGCAGAATGTGGTGAATGTAGAGTTGGCCCCTTCCGATAAACCACTGGACCAGGTAGTGGTGGTAGGTTATGGCAGCCAGCGCAAGAAGGATATTACCGGCGCTGTTTCGGTGATCAAGTCAAGCGATTTTGAAAACCGGCCGATCGTGAGCGCTGCTGCGGGATTGCAGGGACAAGCTGCCGGCGTGAATGTATTTGCTTCTTCCGGTAAACCCGGCTGGGGCCTTACCGTGAGTGTGCGTGGTAATACTTCCTTGACCGCCAAGAATGATCCGCTGTATGTAGTAGATGGCGTGATCGTGAATAGCATTGATTTTATTAACCCACAGGATATTGAAAGTTTCTCTGTGTTGAAGGATGCGTCTTCGGCCGCTATTTATGGCGCCAGCGGCGCTAATGGTGTGGTGCTGATCACTACCAAAAAAGGTACATCAGGCAAGGCCAAGATATCCGTGAATGCCTATACCGGCTTTTCCAATTTTGCCAAGAAGATTGATGTGCTGGACAGGGACCAATACCTGGCCCTGGTACAGTCTATGGGTTATACTGATCCTAACAATAATAATACCGACTGGCAGGATGTAGCTTTTGGAACCGGTAAGGAACACAATGTACAGGTAGCCGTTTCCGGTGGCAATGCCGGCAACCGTTATTATGTATCGGGCGGTTATCAAAAGCAGCAAGGTGTGGTAGCCCCTGCCGATTATGACCGTTATTCAGTACGCGCCAACCTGGAGAATAAGGTGAAGGACTGGCTGAATGTAACTACGAACCTGACTTATTTAAGATCAGAGTTCGTTGACATTACTGATAATGCCGGTGGCGCCAGGGGTGGTACGATCCTTTCCACGCTTAGCTCACCTCCCACCCTGGGCATTTATAAACCAGATGGCACTTATACTTCGAATGTAAACCAGGGTAGCTGGGAAAACCCGGTTGCCATGGCTTTTGGCGCCGATCAGAAGAGTATTGATAACCGTGTGCTGGGCAATATAGCGGCTGACTTCAGGATTATACCGGGTTTGAATTTCCGTTCCAATTTTGGCATCGAATCACAAAGCAACCGTTGGGACAAGTTCCAGGACCCCTATATGACCGATTATGGCCGGAGTGTAAAAGGAGTGGCTTATAGTTCTTCCACTCAACGGTTTGTATGGCTGTTTGAGAATACCCTGAATTATACCAAGCAATTTGGTGATCATAGTTTAACCGCTTTGGTGGGCCACACGATGCAGGAATCCGATTATAAGTACAGTTATGCAGAAGGCCGTGATTTCCCCAATGCATCGGTACGTACGTTGAATGCGGCCAGGTTAAGGATCAGCCTGCCTACCACCGAATCGCAATGGAGCAAGCGTTCTTACCTGGCACGGGTGAATTATTCGTACGGGGATAGGTATTTACTAACCACCAACCTGCGTTATGACGGATCATCCCGCTTCCCTTCCGATGAACGCTGGGGCTTGTTCCCTTCCGTAGCCGTAGCCTGGCGTATCAGCAATGAAGATTTTATGGCCAACAATACTTTTTTCTCCGACCTGAAGCTGCGCCTGGGATGGGGTAAAACCGGTAATGATGCCATTGGCGATTATGATTATTATGGCCTGTTTACCCCCAATGGCGCCGGTGGATTTACTTTCGACAATCTTCCCAAGGATGAGCTTACCTGGGAAAAGACCACGCAAACGAATGTGGGCATAGATGCGAGCTTTTTGAATAACCGCCTGAATGTTACGATTGATGGTTATATTAAAAAGACGAATGACCTGCTGGTAGCTGTGCAACCGCCACCCTCTTCCGGATTTGGCAGCCAGACTTATAATGTAGGTTCTATTGAAAACAAAGGTGTGGAGCTGGCCGTGAATGCCGTTGCTGTGAATGGCAAAAGTGTGAAATGGAATGTTAACGGTAATATTTCTTTCAACCGTAATAAGGTTACCAGCCTTGGTGAATTCACCACGAGCATTCCTTATGGCAGTGTGTATGAACGCGGCAATGCGATCCGTGCAGAAGCCGGCAAGCCATTAGGCTCTTTTTATGGTTATGTATCAGAAGGAGTGGACCCCACGAATGGTATGATGAAGTATGCCGACCTGGACAAGAGCGGCGGTCTTTCTGATGGCGACCGTACTTATATTGGTTATGCCCAACCCGATTTTATTTATGGCCTGACCAATACAGTAAGCTATAAGAATTTTGAGCTGAATGTGTTTTTCCAGGGCATACAGGGAAATGATATTTTCAATGCCTCCCGCATAGAAACAGAGGGTATGTATGATTCAAAGAACCAGAGCACAAAGGTGTTGAGGCGTTGGACCGCATCCGGACAGATCACTGATATACCCCGTGCTACCGGTGGTTCTGCCGGAGCGCCCCCGGATTATTCAAACGACTATAATACATTCGTATCCTCCCGTTTTGTAGAAGATGGTTCTTACCTGCGATTGAAAGCGCTTACGCTGAGCTATAAGTTTGGCAATAATTTGTTGCAAAAGGTTGGCATGAGCCGTATGAGTGTTTATATAACCGCCCAGAACCTGTTTACGATCACGAATTATTCAGGCTTTGATCCTGAAGTGAGCCAGAACAGTCCCAACGGGCCAGCGATGGGTATTGATTACGGAACGTATCCTCAATCCCGCTCCTTCATTTTTGGCGTGACCGCTGATTTTTAA
- a CDS encoding RNA polymerase sigma factor: MEHLQDPDYAYIKPLLQKVATGDQRAFRELYHTFHKRLHYFAFALVKTKEAAEEIVEDVFIRLWSQRATITQINNLKIYLYTATKNTALNYLSKKARESMVEPFDDIDIALQETSISPEQIMITTETYQQIRQAVEALPPRCKMIFKLIREDGLKYKEVSEILNISINTIDAQMAIAVQRIADAVRKDFEKFPRSKSTSSKKI; encoded by the coding sequence ATGGAGCATCTACAGGATCCTGATTATGCGTATATAAAACCTTTGCTGCAAAAGGTAGCAACGGGCGACCAGCGTGCGTTCCGTGAACTGTACCATACTTTCCATAAAAGACTGCATTATTTTGCTTTTGCCCTGGTGAAGACGAAGGAAGCTGCTGAAGAGATCGTAGAAGATGTTTTTATCCGGTTATGGAGCCAGCGGGCAACGATTACCCAAATCAACAATTTAAAGATCTACCTGTATACGGCCACCAAGAATACGGCCCTGAATTATTTATCGAAGAAGGCGCGGGAGAGTATGGTGGAGCCCTTTGATGATATTGATATTGCCTTGCAGGAAACCAGTATTTCGCCGGAGCAAATCATGATCACTACAGAAACGTACCAGCAGATCAGGCAGGCAGTAGAAGCTTTACCACCCCGTTGTAAGATGATCTTCAAGCTGATCCGCGAAGATGGCCTGAAGTATAAAGAGGTCTCCGAAATTCTGAATATCTCCATTAATACGATAGACGCGCAGATGGCCATCGCCGTACAGCGGATTGCCGATGCCGTGCGTAAAGACTTTGAAAAATTTCCCCGGTCGAAGTCTACCTCCTCTAAAAAAATATAG
- a CDS encoding glycoside hydrolase family 30 protein: protein MQSRILFLLLLTWLGGCSGKGDDNGGTNPPPNPPAGNPDVAAWMTTGDQMALLQKQTVVLSFGTTANVYPFIDVDSTQQYQSIDGFGYTLTGGSAYVINRLDATAKTNLLKELFGNTENAISVSYLRLSIGASDLSASVFSYDDMPAGQTDVNLDHFSLNPDKTDLIPLLKAIVAINPAIKFLGSPWSPPVWMKDNGSSVGGSLKPEYYGVYAQYLIKYIQQMKAEGITIDAITPQNEPLHAGNNPSLYMTAAQQADFIKNHLGPAFQAAGITTKIIVYDHNCDRPDYPLAILNDAAAKAFVHGSAFHLYAGDINALTQVHNAHPDKQVYFTEQYTASNGNFDGDLKWHLKNVVIGATRNWSKTALEWNLANDASFGPHTQGGCTTCKGALTIGGTVTRNVAYYIIAHASKFVPPGSVRIASNITGSIQNVAFLTPQGKKVLIVSNDGNAPETFNIRFKGKWVTHSLAPGAVATYVW from the coding sequence ATGCAATCCCGAATCCTTTTTCTCCTACTGCTTACCTGGCTGGGCGGTTGTTCCGGCAAGGGAGATGATAATGGAGGTACCAATCCTCCTCCCAATCCGCCGGCCGGCAATCCTGATGTGGCCGCCTGGATGACTACCGGTGATCAGATGGCCCTGTTGCAAAAACAAACTGTGGTGCTTTCTTTTGGTACTACCGCCAATGTGTATCCCTTTATTGATGTAGACAGTACCCAGCAATACCAAAGCATAGATGGATTTGGCTATACACTTACCGGCGGCAGCGCGTATGTTATTAACCGGCTGGATGCTACTGCAAAAACCAACCTGCTGAAGGAGTTGTTTGGCAATACAGAGAATGCGATCAGCGTGAGCTACCTGCGCCTGAGCATTGGCGCCTCTGACCTGAGCGCTTCGGTATTCAGTTATGATGATATGCCCGCAGGTCAGACAGATGTGAACCTGGACCATTTTAGTCTTAACCCTGATAAGACTGACCTGATCCCCTTGCTGAAAGCCATCGTTGCGATCAATCCTGCTATTAAGTTCCTGGGCAGTCCATGGAGCCCACCAGTATGGATGAAAGATAATGGCAGCTCTGTTGGCGGCAGCCTGAAACCGGAGTATTATGGCGTGTATGCTCAATATCTTATAAAGTATATCCAGCAGATGAAGGCGGAAGGTATTACGATTGATGCCATCACCCCGCAAAATGAACCGCTACATGCGGGCAATAATCCCAGCCTGTATATGACGGCTGCCCAGCAAGCTGATTTTATTAAGAACCACCTGGGACCAGCCTTCCAGGCAGCCGGCATCACCACAAAGATTATTGTGTATGATCATAATTGCGACCGGCCGGATTATCCACTGGCTATTTTAAATGATGCCGCCGCCAAAGCTTTTGTACATGGTTCTGCTTTTCACTTGTACGCAGGCGATATCAACGCCCTGACACAGGTGCATAATGCCCATCCCGACAAGCAAGTGTATTTTACCGAGCAATACACAGCCTCCAATGGCAATTTTGATGGCGACCTGAAGTGGCACTTAAAGAATGTGGTGATTGGCGCTACCCGCAACTGGAGTAAAACAGCCCTGGAATGGAACCTGGCCAATGATGCCAGTTTCGGTCCTCATACACAAGGCGGCTGCACCACCTGTAAAGGAGCATTGACGATCGGTGGAACTGTTACCCGCAATGTGGCTTATTATATTATTGCCCACGCTTCCAAGTTTGTTCCCCCAGGTTCTGTACGGATTGCCAGTAATATTACCGGCAGCATACAGAATGTGGCTTTCCTGACCCCGCAGGGCAAAAAGGTGCTGATCGTATCGAATGATGGCAATGCCCCGGAGACTTTCAATATCCGGTTTAAAGGAAAGTGGGTGACCCATTCACTGGCTCCGGGCGCGGTGGCGACGTATGTGTGGTGA
- a CDS encoding RagB/SusD family nutrient uptake outer membrane protein, which yields MKRFSLYIAAGLVGMASFTSCTKDFLDKKPISDAIPSGITAEPLLEGAYAGIYDEYFTLDFLVNGDVMADNAYAGGDNAANFSIDEYTVNSNNGNVKRDWTYLFTNIKNCNIVLSYVPEITDRSLTEARRQEILGEASFLRAWYYFNAIRSWKEIPIILDVPGTVNEMFPSKKPADSVYALIIRDLEFALSKVRETVPNKTLIGKGAVNALLAKVYAQKPNPDWSKVVQYCDAVTALGYDLIPNYADLFLTATTNSVEAIWETQYDGTVRQNWLTGMNTPFMWGDWKKFNIPSHTVVKAWDAEGDNVRKNASITYVTPSWSDDHWPKPIPVIYKYRDPDAKSHTFRLRYADVLLLKAEALTELNQLDNATGAQFYVNKVRQRVGLGPTPATTQAVLRLAVEKERQLELAFEGHRMFDLIRTGRAVAVMNAQVDGNGNPLNYNVTEDELYFPISQDEIDRNPNINK from the coding sequence ATGAAACGCTTTTCATTATATATAGCAGCAGGGTTGGTTGGCATGGCCAGCTTCACCTCCTGCACAAAAGATTTCCTGGATAAAAAGCCTATTTCCGATGCTATTCCGTCGGGCATCACCGCAGAGCCTTTACTGGAAGGCGCCTATGCGGGTATTTATGATGAGTATTTCACGCTTGACTTCCTGGTAAACGGGGATGTGATGGCCGACAATGCTTATGCAGGCGGCGACAATGCCGCTAATTTCAGTATTGATGAATATACCGTAAACTCCAATAATGGTAATGTGAAGCGCGACTGGACTTACCTGTTTACGAATATTAAGAACTGCAATATTGTGCTGTCTTATGTACCGGAGATCACAGACCGATCATTGACAGAAGCACGGCGCCAGGAGATATTGGGCGAAGCCTCTTTTTTAAGGGCCTGGTATTATTTTAATGCGATCAGGAGCTGGAAAGAGATACCCATTATCCTGGATGTTCCCGGCACCGTGAATGAGATGTTCCCTTCCAAGAAACCAGCCGATTCGGTATACGCCCTGATTATCAGGGACCTTGAGTTTGCCTTATCGAAGGTGCGCGAAACGGTGCCCAATAAAACACTTATTGGCAAAGGAGCTGTGAACGCACTGCTGGCAAAGGTGTATGCACAGAAGCCCAACCCCGACTGGAGTAAGGTGGTGCAGTATTGTGATGCAGTAACTGCCCTGGGCTATGACCTGATCCCTAATTATGCAGACCTGTTCCTGACAGCTACCACAAATAGTGTGGAAGCTATCTGGGAAACACAGTATGACGGCACTGTTCGCCAGAACTGGCTTACAGGAATGAATACCCCTTTTATGTGGGGCGACTGGAAGAAGTTTAATATTCCTTCGCATACCGTAGTGAAAGCCTGGGATGCAGAAGGTGACAATGTAAGAAAGAATGCCAGCATTACTTATGTAACACCTTCCTGGTCGGATGACCACTGGCCTAAACCAATACCCGTGATCTATAAATACCGTGACCCGGATGCCAAGAGCCATACTTTCCGCCTGCGGTATGCCGATGTCCTGTTGCTGAAAGCAGAGGCATTGACAGAATTGAACCAACTGGACAATGCTACCGGCGCCCAGTTTTATGTGAATAAGGTAAGGCAACGTGTAGGCCTGGGCCCAACACCCGCCACTACACAGGCTGTCTTAAGGCTGGCCGTGGAAAAGGAACGTCAACTGGAACTGGCTTTTGAAGGCCACCGGATGTTTGACCTTATCCGTACAGGCCGCGCTGTAGCGGTGATGAATGCGCAGGTAGACGGGAATGGAAACCCATTGAATTATAATGTAACGGAAGATGAGTTGTATTTCCCGATCTCGCAGGATGAGATTGACAGGAACCCGAATATTAATAAGTAG